The Candidatus Palauibacter australiensis genome contains the following window.
CCTGCAGCACGAGGTAATTCATGGGTGGCCAGATGGAGCCGCGCCAGTACTGCTGGTCCTCGAACGCGGGGTCGTCGCGCGAGATCGTGGGCAGCACCCACTCTCCCCCGAAGCGCGCGGGGTCGCGCAGCACACCGACCATGCGCCGCGCCCGCCGCGTTGACGGCACGCCGGCGATCAGGGGAAGGAAGTTCGACGCCGCCACGCGAGGAGAGTGACCGGCAGGCAGTCCATCCAGGTAGAGCCCGGCGGCTTCGGACCACAGCACCCGGTTCATCGTCGCGACGAGCCGGCGGCGCTCGGCCTCCAGCCGCTCCGCCTCCGCCCCGTGGCCCAGGATGCGGGCGATCCGCGCCAGACACTCGAGGTCCAGGGCTCGGTAGCTGCACAGGTCGACGGCGGACATGGCGAGGACTTCCCGCTCCGGATCCCATTCCGCCTCCTCCCACAGCGGCAGGTCGTCCTGGCCCGATTCCCACGCCGCGCGTTGGTGGCCGTCCGCGTCCGCCTCCCAGGCCGGGAGCCGCTCGCGCGGCGGAACCCGCGCCGTGTCCGAGCCCCACGCCAGCAGCCCGGGCGTGAGGCCCTCCCGACGCGGGCGCCCACCCTTGTCCGCCACCCACCAGTCGTTCCACTCGCGGAGCCCCGGCCAGGCCGCCGCGAGCGCGTCCACGTCGGGGCACACGAGGTGCAGCTTCAGCGCCGCGTACGACCCGATCGGGGGCTGCGAGCGGTCGGGCGTGCCGCCGCGCCGGCTCCTCCAGTTGGGCACGTTCCCGTTCGGATAGCGCGAGTCGAGCCCGGTGAGGAGCACGTCCCAGGCCAGCCGCCCCGACGCGGTGGCGAGCGCGAGGGCGTTGAAGAAGGAATCCCATCCGAACACAGTCCAGTCGTCGGGCCCCGCCGCGCCCTGTTTCACGCCCGCGCCCTCCGCCGTGCCGTCACCCTTCGCCGAGGCGTCGTCTGATTTCGGAAAGATCCAGCGGCGGCCGGCCGGCGCGTAGAGTCGACCCGTTTCCGGCTGAAGGAGAACCGTCCACATCAGGTGGTCCGTAACGGCCTCGACCAGTCCTTCAGCGGCCCCCGACGAACGTGGTCGGCGGCGGTCCCAGGCGCGGCGCGCGTCGTCGATCCAGGGGTCCAACTCCTGGAGAACGCGTTTGGCCCGGGCGAGGACAGCTCCGGATCGAGACGGCGTACCGCTCGGCTCCCAGACGACCAACGTGGCCGCACGGTCTCCGGCGCGCGGCGCGAACGCGGCGGCGATCTCCACGCCTCCCGGCGCGGCCCGCCAGCCATCGGACGCTTCCTCCCAGGTCGTCTTCCATCCCCACGGATTGTCCCCCACCAGCTCCACCCGGCCCGGCGCCCGCGCCACCGCCCGCAGCGCCACGGCGTCTTCGCGGCGCGCCCATTCCAGGATGAGCGTGCCCTCCCCGGGGCGGGAGTCGGACGAAGGCTCGGCGGCGAGATCGAACTCCATGCGCGCGTACGATCCGTCCGGCGCGTGGGGCCCGAGGCGGGAGACCATCCAGTACCAGTCCTCCAACTCCCGCCGCTCACCGCTCGGGGTGGTGAAGACGAGGCGGAGGCCGATCCCTTCTCCGGGCCCGGCCGCGAACACGAGCCCGGCCCAGCGCCGCGCCTCAAGCGCCCCGACGCGCATCACGCTAGCGGATGCCTTCGAGTTGGATGCCGCGCACGAAGTACCGCTGGGTGAAGAGGAAGAGGAGGGCGATGGGGAGCACGGCGGCGACGCCGGCCGCCATCTGGTAGGGCCAGTTGATCTCGTAGGTCGAATGGAAGGCGGCGATCCCCACCTCGACGACGCGCATCTCCATGGAGCGGGTCACGAGGAGCGGCCACAGCAGGTTCTTCCACGCGTCGACGAACGCGAACAGCGCGAGCGTGGCCACGGCGGGCTTCGCGAGCGGCAGGGCGACGCTCCAGAAGATGCGCACGCGCCCGGCCCCGTCCACGCGCGCGGCGTCCTCCAGCTCGCGCGGCACCGTCCGGAAGTACTGCCGCATGAGGAAGATGCCCCACACGGAGACGAGTTCCGTGGAGATGAGGCCCTGGTAGGTGTCGATC
Protein-coding sequences here:
- a CDS encoding carbohydrate ABC transporter permease; amino-acid sequence: MADRAIAPRTARGLLLAAACLVMAAPFAWMALTSLMGQLEVFAGGSLLPRSPRWSNYPEALTVQPFGRYFLNSLVFATAVAAGQVATSATAGYAFARLDFPGRDGLFMLFLSTMMVPAVVILIPRFLMIEALGWIDTYQGLISTELVSVWGIFLMRQYFRTVPRELEDAARVDGAGRVRIFWSVALPLAKPAVATLALFAFVDAWKNLLWPLLVTRSMEMRVVEVGIAAFHSTYEINWPYQMAAGVAAVLPIALLFLFTQRYFVRGIQLEGIR
- a CDS encoding trehalase family glycosidase, with the translated sequence MRVGALEARRWAGLVFAAGPGEGIGLRLVFTTPSGERRELEDWYWMVSRLGPHAPDGSYARMEFDLAAEPSSDSRPGEGTLILEWARREDAVALRAVARAPGRVELVGDNPWGWKTTWEEASDGWRAAPGGVEIAAAFAPRAGDRAATLVVWEPSGTPSRSGAVLARAKRVLQELDPWIDDARRAWDRRRPRSSGAAEGLVEAVTDHLMWTVLLQPETGRLYAPAGRRWIFPKSDDASAKGDGTAEGAGVKQGAAGPDDWTVFGWDSFFNALALATASGRLAWDVLLTGLDSRYPNGNVPNWRSRRGGTPDRSQPPIGSYAALKLHLVCPDVDALAAAWPGLREWNDWWVADKGGRPRREGLTPGLLAWGSDTARVPPRERLPAWEADADGHQRAAWESGQDDLPLWEEAEWDPEREVLAMSAVDLCSYRALDLECLARIARILGHGAEAERLEAERRRLVATMNRVLWSEAAGLYLDGLPAGHSPRVAASNFLPLIAGVPSTRRARRMVGVLRDPARFGGEWVLPTISRDDPAFEDQQYWRGSIWPPMNYLVLQGLRRYGFDELASELAWKGALMFLADLRRTGFCRENFDARSGRGRGHRFQSWGPLFALGAIEEFVDASPWRGLRIGSRLPAIVACGEAAVDGAVQARVEGLRVAGEARTVEMSR